The genomic DNA AACCAGAAATCCTAGGACATGTTGTGACatctttttctataaaataCATGAATGTTCGTCATATTCATAGGTTAATTTATGAACAAGATGaaggaaactgtttttgtaTGAAGATAATTgtcttttgaaaaagaaaagtaaagaaaatgCAAGTAAAAGGCTTAAAAGTTTAAACGCAAAAACTTGAAGAAAAGTTCAATTGTATTACATTAATGTAAAAGTGGTTCGACAAATCATATTACATACATTTTGTATGACTCTTTTCTCTGGAAGCTGGTACTTCGAGTGCTATAATTCTATAAGTGATTTGCGACCcgtttttcttatgaaaaactactatatatacatatagaaAATAACTGCAAAACATAATCTGCTAAAAACCGCATGTCTTCGTCGTGAACCGCATGCCTTCCACGTGTATGGACACGTGAAACTTGCCTCTTTACTCTAACTGTCTGTCAGTTTCCACCTTTTTGTCGAAAACTTCTAATGCATGTCGAAAACTTTCAGTATCTGTCAAACTCGGCAACATCAATCATAGACTTAAAGAATCTTGCAGCTTTAAACCTTCTTTCATCTGTCGAAAAGCACCAGATAAAATATAGTCTAACACTATGATAAAGTTTTGGCCTAACCTTAAGTGTGTATAACGAGGATGCTATTAATAAAATAGTCGGTGGAGTTAGCATCGGTTTGGTATATTGGTTCTTTAAATCTCAAAAACAAAGAACCGACCCAAATTATGTCGGTTCGATTAAGTTTCGAACTGAAACAAATAAGGTTAGATGctttttttgtttagatttaCAGTTTTTTATGAACCACTTACACCCCTAGTGATCCACAAGActagtaattttattttgcactttatttgaTATGTCTATACACTGTATTAAAGAGACATAAGAAAGAGAATAGATGAGTAAgtcaaagaaaaacataaaattaaaggaagcccaaaattaaataaagaaataagatATAGATTAGAGACACgtaagaaagagaagagagggGGAAGAAATACTTAATGTATCTAATCTTATATTAGATGAGCAAGTCAAAATgaaacataaaatcaaagggattttttttaataattaatgtatctaatcttatattaaataaatttaaaaagtgaatttgttTCTCATAATAGAGATCGGAAGGAAGGAGGGACACATGATCATATATGCACCAACGATCAATCTTTATTGTGTAATAGTACAATTTTTGGATACTATCCAAAACTATAATACTGTATATATTATCTGCATGTTTCAATTCAGAATAAGCTTGATAGAATCATCATATGTcacaataaattttatgaagatTACACTTTCAGTATTTAACAAAATCACAATGTTACCGTGATTTCATCACGCAGCTCCGTCTTTCCAGACACGCACTAAAAAGGTTTACAAGGAGGAAGTGGTAACCCACACAATCTACGATTACCCAAAAAAGATGACTTAGACATTTTAGCCATACTTTTAGGAATTCTCCCTCTGAGCCTATTTCCTGAAAAATCTACATTTTGCAAATCCTTCAAACTTCCAAACGTTGTTGGAATTTTTCCAGAAAACTTATTGTTGCCGAGAGATAATTCCCTCAAACCGTTTAAATTCCCAATAGAAGCAGGCAAATTCCCATTAAGCATGTTGTTCTGaagattcaaattttttaaattcttgaGATTCCCAATCTCATAAGGTAAAACACCACTTAACAAATTATCTGATAACCTTAAAAATGTTAAAGAACTAAGTCCTCCAATAGAAACAGGAACATTTCCTTCAATCTTGTTTTGCATCATATCaagtgtatttaattttttaagccCACCAATTGATTCTGGAATTTTTCCACCAATTTTATTTCCTGACAAATCTAAAAACCCTAGATTTTTAAGATTTCCAATGCTCTCTGGAACGCCGCCGCTAAGATTGTTCTTTTTAAGATCAAGGCTAGTTAGAAGCTTCAAGCTTCCAATTGAAGATGGAATTATTCCAGAAATATTATTTCCTGAAAGACCAAGTTCTAATAAGGAGACCAAAGATCCAATCTCAAGAGGTAAATCACCAGATAATTTATTGTCATTAAGGAAAAGTTTCTCAAGTTTGGCAAGTTTATTGAACTCCACAGGAATTGGACCGTTCAATTGCATTAAACCGACGAGGCTTAAAATTTTGAGATTGGTTAAATTTCCAAGATAAGGTGACAATGTTCCAGATAAATATGTATCAAAAGGTAAATCGATGCCGTCGTCGACGGTTCCAGAAAGAGTGAGACTAACAACTCTTCCTGTGGTGGAATCACATGTGACTCCATTCCAACCTTTGCAACAATCAGTGGACAATGTCCAAGAATTCAATAGTTGTGATGGGTCAGAGGTTATTTTGTTCTTGAATTGTAGTAATGCTTCTTTGTCAATTACATTACAAGCTTTAGAATGTGAGATGAATGATGTGAGGAGAAGGAAGAATAAGGGTAGCAAGAAGGATTTGGTGTATAATGTGTGTACTTCCATTTGTAGATTTtgcttttgaaaatgaaattggtaATGTTGGTActtagaaaatgatttttcatttGTATTTATAGTGTTTGGGTGATAAGTTATGTTTCAACGGTAAGTAGGTGTGACAAGCCTTTTACCATCTGTTTTTACTTGCATCATCTTTGTTATAACGTTTTTTGTGACacaatatttgattaaaaatcaactaattaactaaatttagaaaaatttatGAATTCCGTGTATGGTATGTCAATCAcgaacactaaaaataatacacagattgtttttttttttctttttttggtataCTGGTAATTTATTAGTTGGTAACAACTAACAAAAacccaagaaaaaaatattttttttatataaaaaataaaaagctctctatgttttttttttgtggtgaaaaaaaaaggataacaaAATACGTTGTTTTCCTTGCATAAAATTTctctttgtttatatttttttcgtacaataatatttaatattggttaaaaaaataatattaataacataATACTTGTGTGAGATGACACAGAGAAATATTTACTCATGGTGAATTGGCATCTGATTGTTGCTTCGTTGATGTCATTTTTGAATCTGATAATGAGAAAAATGTTAGGGTACTTACTAGGAAAGAAGAAAACCCAAACCTCGATGTTGGAAACATAGGCGGAGACACCACCCAGCTAGTCCAAGCACTCGCTCGGGCTCAATCGATACTTTCTTTATATTAGGTCCAACCCAATAGTCCATTAacccacttaaaaaaaataaaataattgggcaaaataaaatatttttcacacGCGCACACCAAAAGtcacttgatgatgttgatattattcgAACATTCACCGCAAAGAGGTCTCAAAAAGGTCATTtacctcctaattttatttagcacactattggTAGGTTATATTTCTCTTATTTCAAATTGTagttttgttgacaaaatgacaTACCTCTTATATTTCGATTTATGACtatttcaaataataacataaataatagcaaatatattatttccttAAATGTCTAACTCATTTAACTTAGATAATACAACATTGGCAAACCGACATGAACAACTTCTAGAAACACACATCTCTTGGAGCACAAGTCACGTGAATAAAATCTTCAATCAAATCTTCAAGAATTTCACACAAAAATATAATCTTCCAAGAAAGCAAAACAAAGTACTTCACCTAGTACATGATGTCGTACTCACATGTTCATGACATCTTCTCCAACATCTTGTTAGAACTtcttgttttaacaaaatacaACCAACACAATATAAAAACCCAACACTTAGTCTAATAGAAAATTGTTTTCTACTAAGCACAAAAGGAAGTCCTAAActcacatttgtttttaatttaattatgggcAAGAATTCTCTTTTTCCAGCGTTGTTTCCTAATAGGATTTCCCAACATATTCAAAAGCAAAGCACAACATAATAATTTATCTCATCGGCTGATTTGTATCATTTACAGGACCATAttatttagtttgtttattCATCAGGAGGTTTGCGGGTTCGGCGTTCTATGTTGCAACTTGTTTGGCTTAAAATTTTGAGATTGGTTAAATTTCCAAGATAAGGTGACAATGTTCCAGATAAATATGTATCAAAAGGTAAATCGATGCCGTCGTCGACGGTTCCAGAAAGAGTGAGACTAACAACTCTTCCTGTGGTGGAATCACATGTGACTCCATTCCAACCTTTGCAACAATCAGTGGACAATGTCCAAGAATTCAATAGTTGTGATGGGTCAGAGGTTATTTTGTTCTTGAATTGTAGTAATGCTTCTTTGTCTATTACATTACAAGCTTTAGAATGTGAGATGAGTGATGTGAGGAGAAGGAAGAATAAGGGTAGCAAGAAGGATTTGGTGTATAATGTGTGTACTTTCATTTTGTAGATTTtgcttttgaaaatgaaattggtaATGTTGGTActtagaaaatgatttttcatcTGTATTTATAGTGTTTGGGTGATAAGTTATGTTTCAACGGTAAGTAGGTGTGACAAGCCTTTTACCATCTGTTTTTACTTGCATCATCTTTGTTATAACGTTTTTTGTGACACacaatatttgattaaaaaacaaCTAACTAAATTTAGAAAAACGTATGAAATCCGTGTATGGTAATGTCATCTCTTGAAATCACGAACACTAAAAATTACTTATTGACAgattggtaattttttttggcaaactTGTAGTAATTTATTAGTTggtaacaattaacaaaaaagcTCTATGTTATCCTTTAACAAAATACGTTGTTTTCCTTGCATACAATttctttgattatatttttcgtacaataatatttaaaacgggttacaaaaaaattattaataacatAATACTTGTGTGAGATGACACGGAGAAATAATACTCAAAAAGTATGTataaaatcccaattttaataAGATTGTGTACGAGTAAAAGAAAACAGAGAGGTTGTATATTGAAATATGTATGAGAAAATATAtaccataaaataaatttaactaGGTtatccatggaagaatggtggtaatttaccccaaccaatacacattaatcacataagcacatattcatgaactatcttgaccccaccaataaattgctcatattcattggttggtgggtaaattacccaccattttttaaaggtaatttagaagaaaaaaaaacctaaatttaTTGCTATTTTTTATAACAAGAGGAAATGACAACAAAAGATAAGTATCAAGATGAGGGAAGTTTTGATGTGGGGGGTCTAACAAATCAACCAAACTCAAGTTTTCATTATTATCCAAGTGGGTAAACTAAGTTATTTTGATGTGCTAGAAACTTTTGATGTGAATAGTCTTTATCCTAATTGGATAAAATGTATTTCAGATGGTGCATCTTCTCAGATGGTGCATCTTCTGAAGTGCTTGGAAAAGCATTTGTGGAGGCATGTTTAGATCAAGTCAAGCTGATCATATGAAAGTTTTAATGACAACTTAGGCATAGCAAATGCTTTTAGAGCTGAGCTAGTAGCTGCTATGCTTGCAATTGAAATTGCTTTCTATAAAGGGTGGCACAATCTCTAGCTGGAAATTGATTCTAAACTAGTAGTTCTAGCGATTTCTTCTATAAACGCGGTTCTTTGGGACCTAAGGAACCGTTGGTTAGACTCTATGCATCTTATAAGAAATATGAACTTTGTTGTTTCTCACATCCTTAGAGAAGGAAACTATTGTGTTGATAAAATGACAAATCAACGTTCAAACTTTAACTTGGTGGGATAAAGTCCCTTTAGAGGTTATGTCAGATTTTGCTAGAAACAAGTTAGGATTACCTAACTTTAGATTTGCTTAGTTTGAAGGGTTTTAGTATATCCCCCTCTTCTTTTGTATCTATgcttttataatatattaaaggaagaactatgcacctttttttaaaaaaagttgtttttacttaattgttattgtttataAAGAACTCAAACTTGACcccaaatatttatattttttatttgtaattagttttgattcaaaattaatattaatttaagggttaattaagtttttagtccctataaatattcacaattttatttttagtcctacaaaataaaatcacactttttagttcctataaaattttccatcagcatttttagtccctataaatttttgcatcagcacttttagtccctgtcaaaaattttcatcaatagttttggtccctaaaatgtttaaggaaaatgtcacagggactaaaaagtgtgattttattttgtagggactaaaaacaaaactgtgaatatttatagggactaaaaacttatttaacccttaatttaactattttgattaaaagttgcataaaaatattaattattaaagttgtaaaaaaatattttaataaattttacctAAACGAATTTTAaatactaataaatatataaaattaaaaatgatacaAAATACACAACAATAATACATTAAAACTACATTTTCAATGGAATACAAATAAtacataacaataaaaaaaacaaatgacatTTTAATCGACATACAAATTATAATACAaaaataatgatataaaataataaatttaattttatagtcCCTACAAAAAGTAATGCTTGtggtttttttatcaatgattTTGATGcttgggttttatttttattttttaggttggatatatatatagttgattcACACCATGTTTAGTTCACCATTTGCCACGTCATGTTTATGCTTACTTCAATGCAAGTTTTCGAAAGTTGACATCATCTATAGGAAATTGGGCAAAATCATCTTGCACTAAAGTTGCTCTAATAGGCTAGTTTTTAAAAGGCTTTCAAAAGATGAAGAgtattgctgttcccacatgttgtttggctgtgccacacgagtaaaatatcaaaatacccTTCAGCAGTTTGCTACCGAGgtttttaggaaaccggcggcagttaactgccgaggaaaacctcggtagttaactgccgaggaaatttGATTATGCAGACAGCaggttctgcataattctaagtatttccaagccattttttcggccagtttttacctgtaattaaaccagagcattccaaaggtaatataattcatatgtaTGATTGAAACTCGAACATAATGaagataaatacaatatcttttacaattgttaataattaaattaaatcgacatttggttaaaattaaacagacgtttgaaattcatcaaaacattacaaagtgtccataattaaactactcattacacatcattaaattaaatccctacttacattcaatgCAATTacatatggaacgaacatacatatataatatattgtcttccaccatattccgaaacataaatccgacgtcgccatcgtcgcgaataagcaaaggcatatagcttgccgtttcccatgcgtattcatctctatcttctcctaggtctatgcatggcatttgaccaaacaagtgacgtgtatattgattttcaccaagatgctcaaaataagtgttaagttgtgctttcaaattgtcaagagagtccgtcggcgttatcataaccttaaccgtctttttaaacgcggagtacctaacccgcccttcaatttgtgcaacctcagacatgtctcacttgaaaaattttgtaacaaaagaatcatatattagaacaaaattaaatggaatgtaataacgaataaatgaaatgcggaaaacattaaaaagctataaattagtattgcattattttctccacataaaaatcatatt from Medicago truncatula cultivar Jemalong A17 chromosome 8, MtrunA17r5.0-ANR, whole genome shotgun sequence includes the following:
- the LOC25501605 gene encoding probable leucine-rich repeat receptor-like protein kinase At1g35710 yields the protein MEVHTLYTKSFLLPLFFLLLTSFISHSKACNVIDKEALLQFKNKITSDPSQLLNSWTLSTDCCKGWNGVTCDSTTGRVVSLTLSGTVDDGIDLPFDTYLSGTLSPYLGNLTNLKILSLVGLMQLNGPIPVEFNKLAKLEKLFLNDNKLSGDLPLEIGSLVSLLELGLSGNNISGIIPSSIGSLKLLTSLDLKKNNLSGGVPESIGNLKNLGFLDLSGNKIGGKIPESIGGLKKLNTLDMMQNKIEGNVPVSIGGLSSLTFLRLSDNLLSGVLPYEIGNLKNLKNLNLQNNMLNGNLPASIGNLNGLRELSLGNNKFSGKIPTTFGSLKDLQNVDFSGNRLRGRIPKSMAKMSKSSFLGNRRLCGLPLPPCKPF